Genomic window (Maridesulfovibrio ferrireducens):
CATCAATGTAGATAATTTCACAGCATTATATGAAGGCATCCTTTTTGCCTTTTTGCTTCCGGCAACTGCGCCCTGGTGGGTGGTAGTTTGCGGGTCTGTTTTGACCATCGTTATGGGTCGCACTGTCTTCGGCGGATTCGGCACCAACCCCATTTGTGCCCCCCTGGTCGCCTGGGCGTTCTGTCGTCTCTCATGGCCTGCTGCCATGGATATCGATTTGAATCTTTCCCACTTCGTTATCAATGCTCCTTTAGATCAGCTTAAATTCTTCGGTCTAGAGAGTCTTGACCAGTTCAACTACATGGATCTTTTCCTCGGGCAACAGCTCGGCGGGCTTGGTTCTTCTCAGATAATTGCAGTTCTGGCAGGAGGAATTTTCCTCATTGCCACCGGTTGGGTGCGGGGGTTTATTCCGGCGGCTTTTCTAATCGGCGTGACTGTAACATCTGGAGTTTTCTGGATGATTGATCCTGAAGTTTACGCAAATCCTATGTTTCATCTATTGACCGGATCAGTAATGTTCGGAGCTTTCTTTCTGGCTCCAGATGTTGCTTCCAGTCCTGTAGGCAGGATTCCGCAAGTTCTTTTCGGACTGATTGCCGGAGCTATGGTGATAATTATTCGGGTCTACGGTGTTTATCCTGACGGTGTGCCTTTTGCCATAATGGTGGCAAATCTGCTCACTCCTCTTTTGGACAGGGTTAGGCCTAAACCTTTCGGAGGCAGATAAGTCATGCGTGAAATAATATATATGCTTGTGGTTCTGTCTGTAATCTGTGCGTCCTCCGGGGCTTTACTGGTTAACTTGAAACAGGCCACTAAAAGTCAGATCGAACAACAGGTTTTGACCTATGTTCAAGGACCGGCTCTTTTGTCAGTCCTTGAAAACCGCGACAATGATCCAATTATGGAACGTGTGCAGGTAAAGGATGTGACTATTTTCCCTGCTATGAAGGATGGAAAGCTGGTCGGCATTGCTCTTGAAACCTTCGCCTCGGGTTATTCCGGTAACATCGGAGTTGTGGTTGGTTTTGATGTGCAGAAGGATGAACTTCTCGGGATTGGTATCACTACTCAGACCGAAACACCGGGGCTTGGAACGCGTATCGCAGAACCTGCTTTTACCCGTAAGTTCACAGCTCACGGTCTTGATTCCATGCAGGTGACATCTAAAGGTGGCGACATCGACGGTATTTCCGGTGCGACATATTCTTCTGTCGGAACTGTGGAAGCTGTGCGCAAGGCCATTGAAGTTTATCAGTCCCTTAAGCCTGAGATCAATATGATCTGGAAGAATTCATAAGGAGTCCCTATGAGCCGTATAGTCAAAGAATTTATCAAAGGACTCTGGGTAGAACTTCCTCCGTTCAGGGTGCTTTTAGGCCTGTGTCCCACACTGGCTGTTACTTCCACTGCGGAGAACGGACTGGGTATGGGAATAGCTGTCCTTTGTGTTCTGACCATGTCCAACATGATCATTTCGTGTTTTAGAAAAATTATTCCTGCGAAAGTTCGTATTGCTTGCTTCATCGTAATTGCAGCTTCTTTGGTTGTTGCCGTTGAGTTGCTCATGCAGGCTTACGTCTATCCGCTTTATTTGAAACTTGGAATTTTTGTTCCGCTTATTGTTGTGAACTGCCTGATTTTGGGGCGCGCTGAAGCTTTCGCTTCTAAGAACGGTGTTCTTCTGTCCGTTGCGGATGCACTCGGTATGGGAATCGGTTTTACCGTGTCACTGACTTTTCTGGGCGCACTTCGAGAAGCTCTTGGGCATGGAACCATCTTTGGAACTCAGGTTATGTGGGATTCTTTCGAGCCTGCGGCCCTTATGGGTATGGCTCCCGGGGCATTTGTCGGACTGGGAGTAATTTTAGCTTCCATGAACGCTCTGAACAGATACCTGAGTCGTAGAAAGGGTGAGGCTCCGCCTAAAGTTATGAATTCCGGTTGCGCCTCTTGCGGTGCCTGTGGCGGCATTGAAAACCTCAACGCTAAATAAGAGAAAGGTTTATTAAAATGGAATATTTCCTACTGTTTATCTCTGCGATTTTCATAAACAACATTGTACTGGTTCAGTACCTTGGGGCTTGTCCTTTCATGGGAACCTCCAAATCTACAGATGTTGCGATGGGAATGGGTGGAGCAGTTATATTTGTTGTCCTGATGGCTACAGCTCTAACTTGGCCCCTGCATCAGTATGTGCTCATTCCTTATGGTCTTGAGTATTTGCAGACTATCGTTTTTATTCTGGTCATTGCATCACTTGTGCAGTTTGTTGAGATGTTCCTCAAGAAAGTTCTTCCGCCTCTATATAAATCACTAGGGCTTTTTCTGCCGCTCATCACCACCAACTGTGCGGTGCTCGGTGTGGCAATTATGGTTCAGCGCAACGAATACTCATTTATCAAGTCTATGATGTACGGGTTGGCTTCAGGTATCGGCTTTCTGATTGCTCTGGTTATTATTTCGTCCATCCGGGAAAGACTTGATATTGCTCCGGTTCCGTATGTTTTCAGAGGTGTACCTATCGCTCTGATTATGGCCGGTGTCATGTCACTGGCGTTTTTCGCATTTCAGGGAATGGCTGCTTAACCGGACAATCAAGGATATATTAAAATGGTAACTTCTTCTATTCTGATTTTATTTTTACTAGGTCTTATCGCGGCTTCTGTTCTGGCTGTGGCATCAAAAGTTCTGCACGTGGAAGAAGATCCGCGTATTGCAAAAGTTGAAGGATGTTTTCCCGGCGCAAACTGTGGTGGCTGTGGTTATCCCGGTTGTTCTGCTGCTGCGGGAGCAATTGTTCAAGGTAAAGCTGGTCCTGAAATATGTGTTGCGGGCGGTGCCGAGATTGCAGAAAATATAGCATTAATCATGGGCGTAGATGCTGCATTCAAAGAACCCAAGGTTGCTAATAATATTTGTACAGGCGGTTCTCGCGCAAATTTATTGTTTGACTATGAGGGCGTTGAAGATTGCCGCGCTGAAGCATTGCTTTACGGCGGTGAAAAAACTTGCGGGCTTGGCTGTATAGGGCTTGGCTCTTGCGTCAAAGTTTGCGGTTTTGATGCCATCCGTCTTAACGACGACGGTATTCCAGTAGTCGATATGAACGCCTGCCGTTCCTGTGGTAAATGTGCCGACGTCTGTCCCACCGGAGCCATCCGGATCAGCGGTATGACTATGGATCTTCTGCATCTTAATAAAATTGACGATTGTCTGGCCCCTTGCATGCAGAAATGTCCGGCTCAGATAGACGTTCGCACTTATATTAATCAGATGAAGCTCGGTGATATGCGTGGAGCACTGCTGACCATGAAGGAGCGCAACCCGCTTCCGCTGGCAGTAGGGCGTCTTTGTCCCGCCCCGTGTGAAACTATTTGCCGCCGTAATATTGCTGATGACGGCGTTGCTATTCACACCTTGCATCGTTTCGTTGCAGATTGGGAAATGAACTCCGGTTCACGCCTCAAGCTGGATTGCAATCCGGCGACAGGTCATAAGGTTGCAATTATAGGCGGGGGACCGGCAGGCCTTTCCTGTGCATATTTCTTGCGTCGTATCGGTCATGAACCTGTTATCTTTGAAAAGCGTGAACAGATAGGTGGTATGATGAAGGGGATTATCCCTGAATACCGCTTGCCTGCAAAGGTTGTTGACTGGGAAGTTCAGTCTATCCTCGATCTTGGTGTCGATGTGCATACCGGAGTTGAATTCGGTAAGGATATTACTATTAAGAGTCTTGAAGAAGAAGGTTACGAAGCAATCTTTATTGCAACCGGAGCATGGAAAGTCCCTGACCTTAAAGTTGAAAATTCTGACGTCGAAGGCGTTGTGGATGCCGTTACTTTTCTTGAACAGATTGGTAAGTCTATAACAGATTTAAAAGGCAGAAAAATAGTTGTTGTCGGTGACACTAACACTGCCATGGATGTTGTTCGCAGTGCAGCCCGTCTTGGTTGTGATGTCACTTCATTAATAGATTGTATTCAGCGCAAAATGTCCGCCAATAAAAACGAAGTTAAACGCGCCGCCGAGCTTGGCAGTGATCTTAGATTTCTGACAAGACCTACCCGCATTCTTGCTGAAGATGGAAAAGTCAGTGGTATTGAATATTGCGAAGTTCAGTATGATGACCCCAAAAAAGCTACAGGAGTCCCCAAACCTGTTGAAGGAACTGATACTGTTATAGACGCGGATCTGATTGTAGTTGCAACCACACGTCTGATAGATATTGCTCCCTTTATGGATGAAGAAGGCGCTCTTCTTTTTGCTATAAACAAGAAAACAGGTGGAATCGAAGCAAACACTCTTTCTTTGCAAACCAAAAACCCCAAAGTTTTTGTCGGTGGAGAAGTTCATTCCGGTCGTAGTATTCTTATTCAGGCAGTAGCTGACGGAAGACGAGCCGCACGTGGTATTCATCACTTTATCACCGAAGGGGCTATTCCAGAGCCGAAGAATCCGCAGCTTCGTGTTATGCCGGAAACCATTCTTAAGAATATGGCTGTGACCTATACCATTCCTAAAATCAAAGTTCCGGAGATTTCCGTTGAAGAACGGAGATCGACATTCAAAGAAGAGGTCAAAGGTTCCATTGTGTACGAGGCAGCCCGTAAAGAAGGTAGTCGTTGTCTACGCTGTGGACTGACTTGCTACGACGCTGAAGCCGGTGCTGAGTATGCTCAAGATGCTGATGTGCAGAAATTCTCTGAGCTGGGCAAGGAGTAGAGCGTGGCTAAAAATCGTTTTTCCAGACGTTCATTTATGAAAACCCTTGCTGCAACTGGAATCGGAGCGGCATTTGTGTCCACTCCGGTTGCTGCAGCAATGCGCATCGCCAGTGCCATGCGTATAGGCGATAAACGTTACAAAGTCAGCGAAACCCGTTTTCTCATGGGAACTTATGTAGCCATTACAGCTCTGCATGAATCAAAAGATGCGGCAGAACAGGCTACAGCCAAGGCTTTTGCTGAAATTGACCGCCTTGCAGCATTGTTTGACCGTCATCAGTCCAGCACACCTGTATCCGTGCTTAACGAAACGGGCAGATTAACTGATGTGGCACCTGAATTATTTTACGTTATGAAAAAAGCTCAGACATTCAACAGCTGTTCTAAAGGTGCTTTTGATGCCACGGTTCTTCCTGTTGTGGAAATGCTGAGCAAGCATGCCAATCCTAAAGGGCAGATAAATCTGACTAGAAACGATCTGGATGATGCTCTGGATCTTGTAGATTCAGATGCACTTAAAATTTCTAATAGAGAAATTTATTTCGACAAGCAGGGCATGGCTGTGACTCTCGATGGCATTGGTAAAGGGTTTATTGTTGATTGTGCCTCTGAAATTTTGTCTGCAAACGGTGTGATCAATCACCTGATTAACGCAGGTGGCGACATTCGTGCCGGTGGTGAGCGTTCTAAGGGGCAACCTTGGATCGTCGCTATTGAAGATCCTGCTAAAAAGGGCAATTACCCTGCTGTAATTCAACTTAAAGATGCGGCAGTGGCTACTTCCGGTGGATATGAAGTCTATTTTGATGCGGACCGGTTCCATCATCATGTAGTTGATCCGCGTACGTCCGTATCCCCCACACAGATCTTGAGTGTTTCAGTCATCGCTCCCACTGTTATGCAAGCGGACGCACTTTCCACTTCCGCATTTGTTATGACTCCTCAAAACAGCATTAATTTTGTTAATGAACAAAAAAATAGTGAATGTTTGATAGTCAATGCCTTAGAAAAAAAATTAAGTTCTAAAAATTGGAATTGTATGGTAAGAGTTTAGTAATCTCTATTTTTAATGATTAATTAAATAGCGTGTCGTTGACTGAAAGCAAGTGACTAACCTCCTCAATCCCTAAGTCGCTTGCACCTGTAAAATCGGAGTAACCTGTACTCCGGTTCTGGGCATCTGCAGGTCAAATCGGAAAACGGCAATCTGCATAAGGGAAGACCAACCTCACTTCCCACGACCCCTTAAGCGGGCCGGAAGCTCACTCTTCCGGTCCGTTTAACTTTTGTTTCAGGCGTTAGTAACAGCATCTAACCTTGTGGTCTTTATTTATTTCCCGAAGCGGTGGAAGTTCATTTGTACATGATTCAACTGAATTTGTGCAGCGAGGATGAAACGGACATCCAGAAGGAGGAGTTGAGGGGCTTGGTGATTCTCCCGTTAATTTGATTCTTTCAGAACCCGGCTTTAGTCCCAGCACGGATGAAACCAGAGCTTTAGTATAGGGATGGTATGGTGTGTCTATTATATCTGAAACGGTCCCATACTCTACGATATGCCCGTAATACAGCACTGCCACATAATCTGCCATGAGACGCATCGATCTCAGATCATGTGTAATTAAAATAAGTGACTTGTTATTTTCTTCAACCTTTCTTTTAAGAATTGATAAAACATGAGCTTGTATTGATCGATCCAGAGAAGCTGCCGGCTCATCTGCAATAATCAATGAGGGATCAAGGCTAAGAGTGCGGGCGATAGCTATTCGCTGGCGTTGTCCGCCCGACAGCTCATGCGGGTATCTGTCCAGAAGGTCGCGGGTGAGTTTGCCTGTCGCCAGTGATTTTTCAATTAGAAAATTCCGGTTATCATTTATTGTTCGGGAAATTTTAAAAGGCTCAAGCAGCAGGTCTCGTACTTTCATAGCTGGATTCAAGCTTGCTGTTGCATCTTGCGGGATCATTTGAGTGTCATTGCGAAAAAATGTTTTTTTATTATTACTGAAAATATTCTTTCCATTGCAATACACAGTTCCGCTTGATGGTTTTTCCGCACCAAGAATAATTCTTCCGATGGTTGTTTTCCCTGATCCAGATTCCCCTATTATTGCTAGACATTTGTTTTGTGATAGAGAAAAAGAAACGTCTTTCAGGGCTTGATTTTGAGTTCGGCGTATGAGTCCTGTTGTAAAATTTTTTCCGATATCTTCCACTCTAAGTATTTCTTCAGCTATCTGGGACATCGCACACCATTCTTCATTAGCGGCTTTTGGGTTGAACACAATTTTTCAGCTTCAGGGCAGCGAGGGTGAAAACGGCATCCTTCGGGGGGACACGTGAGCGGAGGAGGACTGCCTCCGATGGGGCGGAACCTGTTATGATCAAAGGTCTTCATCAAGGCTTGCACGTATGGATGGCGGGGAGAGTTGAACACCTTGTGCAACGATCCTGTTTCAACAATCTGTCCAGCGTACATTGCCGCAACATTTCCACAAAGTTCCGAAGCAACATCCAGATCATGAGTAATGAGCAGCAGTGATGAGGATAATTCGTTTACGACATCTTGAATAAGCTCAATAATTTGTATCTGCACTGTTGGATCAAGGGCTGTAGTAGGTTCATCCGCAATCAGCAGTTTGGGCTTGGCTGCGAGGGCCATCGCGATCATTACGCGTTGAAGCATACCTCCCGAAAACTGATGCGGAAATTGGCGTGCCCGTTTTTTGGGATCAGAAACACCAGTTCTGGCGAGTAGCTCTTCTGATGCATTACGTGCTTGTTTTCTGGTGAATCCCTGCCGTTTGATTACCTCAGAAATCTGGTCTCCAACACTCATAACCGGGTTAAGACAAGATGCCGGAGTTTCAAATATTATGGCTATATCTTTGCCGCGGATCTGTCTTATTTCGGCAGGTTTGAGATCAAGTAAGTTTTTGTTATTAAACAGTACTTCCCCTTCGATAACCGCTGATGACGGCAGGAGGTTCAGTATAGACAAGGCTGCTACAGTCTTGCCGCAACCGGATTCGCCGAGCAGGCAGCAGTGATCGAACCTGCCGATAGAAAGATTAAAATCATCAACAACCGATACAACTCCTGCTTCCGATGGAAATTTTATTGAAAGATCCTTTATTTCAAGAAGCGGGGAAGGATTTTTCATTAGATTTCCTCCAGCTGAGGGGACGAAAGAGCTTTCTTATAACAATGCGGATCAAGCATATCCCTTAACCCTTCACCCGCCAGAGTAAATCCCATTGCAGAAACAGCAAGGCAGAGTCCTGCGATAAGGGGGATGTGAGGAGCTATTGCTAGTGTTGGGAGCCCCTTGCTCATCATTGTTCCCCATTCCGGTGTGGGGGGCTGTATGCCAAGCCCCAGAAATCCAAGGCCTGCTATGGCAGTTACTTTTCCACTGACACCTATAGTTGCAATTGTAGTTATCTGGGGCCAAAGCTCAGGAAGGACGCAAGTCCTTATGATATATATTCTTCCTGCTCCCATTGCCCGCACTGTTTCTACATGGAGGCCGTTCATGGCTGTACGTGTAATACTGCGGGCAACCCGTGCGAATTTGGGCCATCCGGGGATAGAAATTGCCAGTATGAGTCCTGTTAATCCCGGCCCTGTAATAGCAATGCACAATAGTGCTGCGACAATTCCCGGAAAGGCAAAGAAACAATCGGTTATGCGCATAATCAACCCGTCAAGTCTTGGAAAACATCCTGCTATTACTCCTACCGCCATTCCTACCAGTGAAGTGATTATTGTAACTGTCAACGCAAGTCCTATAGAAGGACGAATAGCGTAAATAAGTCTGCTGGCTACACATCTGCCTAGATAGTCGGTTCCGAGGGGATAGGTTGAGTCCGGTCCTTTCAGGCGATGCCTAAGATTTTGCTCCAATGGATTATTGGGAACAATCTCAGGTGCTGCAATACCTGCTGCCACGATTGTTGAAATTATGAGTAGTCCTAGAATGAATGACTTGCTGATGAAGCGAGGCTTAAACATTGGCAGTTCCTTCAATTCTTGGGTCCAGTAACAGGTTTAAAAGATCCGTGATAATTATGATCAGTACGTAAGCAGTTCCGATGGTAAGAATGCAGCCTTGCACTACGAATATATCGCGGGAACGAACCGATTCTACAAGCAGCCGTCCCAGACCGGGCCAGAGAAATATTGATTCAACAACGACAGCTCCCCCGACCATATGTCCGGCCTGAGCCCCCATGTAATGCAGTACTGGCGGAAATGCATTTTTCAGTGCGTGTCGGCCGATGATTGCAGTTTCACTTAAACCTTTTGCTCTTGCTGTTAGAATATATTTACCCCGCAGACTTTGCAGCATTGAGGTTCGCATCAGGCGGGCTGTAATAGAAGAGTTGATCAGGGCCAGCGAGGCCGCCGGAAGTATAAGGTTATACCAGTGCCCGTATCCTGCAACGGGAACAAGGTGTAGGTGTAGTGAAAATATAAAGATAAAAATCACAGCAAGAAAAAAATCAGGTATTGACGATAATACAAGCGAAACTCCCAGCGCGATTTTATCTATTGTTTTTCCGGCATGCACTGCCGCCGCCGTTCCCAGTGGAATGGCGATCAATGCTGTAAGCAGTATTGCGGTGGAAGCAAGGAGCAGTGAAGGGATTATTGCCTGTGCTACTTCGGTTGTAACCGCCTGCCCTGATTGAATTGAGTATCCAAGATCCCCTTTTAATGCTCGTCCCAGCCAGCAGACA
Coding sequences:
- a CDS encoding FAD-dependent oxidoreductase, with translation MVTSSILILFLLGLIAASVLAVASKVLHVEEDPRIAKVEGCFPGANCGGCGYPGCSAAAGAIVQGKAGPEICVAGGAEIAENIALIMGVDAAFKEPKVANNICTGGSRANLLFDYEGVEDCRAEALLYGGEKTCGLGCIGLGSCVKVCGFDAIRLNDDGIPVVDMNACRSCGKCADVCPTGAIRISGMTMDLLHLNKIDDCLAPCMQKCPAQIDVRTYINQMKLGDMRGALLTMKERNPLPLAVGRLCPAPCETICRRNIADDGVAIHTLHRFVADWEMNSGSRLKLDCNPATGHKVAIIGGGPAGLSCAYFLRRIGHEPVIFEKREQIGGMMKGIIPEYRLPAKVVDWEVQSILDLGVDVHTGVEFGKDITIKSLEEEGYEAIFIATGAWKVPDLKVENSDVEGVVDAVTFLEQIGKSITDLKGRKIVVVGDTNTAMDVVRSAARLGCDVTSLIDCIQRKMSANKNEVKRAAELGSDLRFLTRPTRILAEDGKVSGIEYCEVQYDDPKKATGVPKPVEGTDTVIDADLIVVATTRLIDIAPFMDEEGALLFAINKKTGGIEANTLSLQTKNPKVFVGGEVHSGRSILIQAVADGRRAARGIHHFITEGAIPEPKNPQLRVMPETILKNMAVTYTIPKIKVPEISVEERRSTFKEEVKGSIVYEAARKEGSRCLRCGLTCYDAEAGAEYAQDADVQKFSELGKE
- a CDS encoding ABC transporter ATP-binding protein — its product is MFNPKAANEEWCAMSQIAEEILRVEDIGKNFTTGLIRRTQNQALKDVSFSLSQNKCLAIIGESGSGKTTIGRIILGAEKPSSGTVYCNGKNIFSNNKKTFFRNDTQMIPQDATASLNPAMKVRDLLLEPFKISRTINDNRNFLIEKSLATGKLTRDLLDRYPHELSGGQRQRIAIARTLSLDPSLIIADEPAASLDRSIQAHVLSILKRKVEENNKSLILITHDLRSMRLMADYVAVLYYGHIVEYGTVSDIIDTPYHPYTKALVSSVLGLKPGSERIKLTGESPSPSTPPSGCPFHPRCTNSVESCTNELPPLREINKDHKVRCCY
- a CDS encoding FAD:protein FMN transferase → MAKNRFSRRSFMKTLAATGIGAAFVSTPVAAAMRIASAMRIGDKRYKVSETRFLMGTYVAITALHESKDAAEQATAKAFAEIDRLAALFDRHQSSTPVSVLNETGRLTDVAPELFYVMKKAQTFNSCSKGAFDATVLPVVEMLSKHANPKGQINLTRNDLDDALDLVDSDALKISNREIYFDKQGMAVTLDGIGKGFIVDCASEILSANGVINHLINAGGDIRAGGERSKGQPWIVAIEDPAKKGNYPAVIQLKDAAVATSGGYEVYFDADRFHHHVVDPRTSVSPTQILSVSVIAPTVMQADALSTSAFVMTPQNSINFVNEQKNSECLIVNALEKKLSSKNWNCMVRV
- a CDS encoding ABC transporter permease is translated as MFKPRFISKSFILGLLIISTIVAAGIAAPEIVPNNPLEQNLRHRLKGPDSTYPLGTDYLGRCVASRLIYAIRPSIGLALTVTIITSLVGMAVGVIAGCFPRLDGLIMRITDCFFAFPGIVAALLCIAITGPGLTGLILAISIPGWPKFARVARSITRTAMNGLHVETVRAMGAGRIYIIRTCVLPELWPQITTIATIGVSGKVTAIAGLGFLGLGIQPPTPEWGTMMSKGLPTLAIAPHIPLIAGLCLAVSAMGFTLAGEGLRDMLDPHCYKKALSSPQLEEI
- the rnfG gene encoding RnfABCDGE type electron transport complex subunit G, whose protein sequence is MREIIYMLVVLSVICASSGALLVNLKQATKSQIEQQVLTYVQGPALLSVLENRDNDPIMERVQVKDVTIFPAMKDGKLVGIALETFASGYSGNIGVVVGFDVQKDELLGIGITTQTETPGLGTRIAEPAFTRKFTAHGLDSMQVTSKGGDIDGISGATYSSVGTVEAVRKAIEVYQSLKPEINMIWKNS
- a CDS encoding RnfABCDGE type electron transport complex subunit D, which codes for MTPPVIKAMSNIAVRLTVSPAPHWRSRRTLTKMMQYHLLALLPALIMAFNMFGLSALSTVGLAGSVAVITEAICLKMQDRDINVDNFTALYEGILFAFLLPATAPWWVVVCGSVLTIVMGRTVFGGFGTNPICAPLVAWAFCRLSWPAAMDIDLNLSHFVINAPLDQLKFFGLESLDQFNYMDLFLGQQLGGLGSSQIIAVLAGGIFLIATGWVRGFIPAAFLIGVTVTSGVFWMIDPEVYANPMFHLLTGSVMFGAFFLAPDVASSPVGRIPQVLFGLIAGAMVIIIRVYGVYPDGVPFAIMVANLLTPLLDRVRPKPFGGR
- a CDS encoding ABC transporter ATP-binding protein, with translation MKNPSPLLEIKDLSIKFPSEAGVVSVVDDFNLSIGRFDHCCLLGESGCGKTVAALSILNLLPSSAVIEGEVLFNNKNLLDLKPAEIRQIRGKDIAIIFETPASCLNPVMSVGDQISEVIKRQGFTRKQARNASEELLARTGVSDPKKRARQFPHQFSGGMLQRVMIAMALAAKPKLLIADEPTTALDPTVQIQIIELIQDVVNELSSSLLLITHDLDVASELCGNVAAMYAGQIVETGSLHKVFNSPRHPYVQALMKTFDHNRFRPIGGSPPPLTCPPEGCRFHPRCPEAEKLCSTQKPLMKNGVRCPR
- a CDS encoding electron transport complex protein RnfA; translation: MEYFLLFISAIFINNIVLVQYLGACPFMGTSKSTDVAMGMGGAVIFVVLMATALTWPLHQYVLIPYGLEYLQTIVFILVIASLVQFVEMFLKKVLPPLYKSLGLFLPLITTNCAVLGVAIMVQRNEYSFIKSMMYGLASGIGFLIALVIISSIRERLDIAPVPYVFRGVPIALIMAGVMSLAFFAFQGMAA
- a CDS encoding ABC transporter permease; its protein translation is MFIFKSAILRVATLIPVLFGVSVAAFLSLAMFPGDPAEIALVHLMETESPPQEAVMQMREELGYNSSITVQYVCWLGRALKGDLGYSIQSGQAVTTEVAQAIIPSLLLASTAILLTALIAIPLGTAAAVHAGKTIDKIALGVSLVLSSIPDFFLAVIFIFIFSLHLHLVPVAGYGHWYNLILPAASLALINSSITARLMRTSMLQSLRGKYILTARAKGLSETAIIGRHALKNAFPPVLHYMGAQAGHMVGGAVVVESIFLWPGLGRLLVESVRSRDIFVVQGCILTIGTAYVLIIIITDLLNLLLDPRIEGTANV
- the rsxE gene encoding electron transport complex subunit RsxE, encoding MSRIVKEFIKGLWVELPPFRVLLGLCPTLAVTSTAENGLGMGIAVLCVLTMSNMIISCFRKIIPAKVRIACFIVIAASLVVAVELLMQAYVYPLYLKLGIFVPLIVVNCLILGRAEAFASKNGVLLSVADALGMGIGFTVSLTFLGALREALGHGTIFGTQVMWDSFEPAALMGMAPGAFVGLGVILASMNALNRYLSRRKGEAPPKVMNSGCASCGACGGIENLNAK